A window from Suncus etruscus isolate mSunEtr1 chromosome 18, mSunEtr1.pri.cur, whole genome shotgun sequence encodes these proteins:
- the LOC125995779 gene encoding patr class I histocompatibility antigen, B-2 alpha chain-like, whose product MWLPGLQVLLLLFSGGLADLTQSLAGPHSLRYFYTAMSRPGLGEPRFFAVGYVDDTPFVRFDSDSRSPRMEPRAPGFEQLWPEHWEEETQVQRRNVQTYRQCLDTLPGSYNQSEGGAHTYQRMHGCDVGPDGRLLRGYSQYAYDGADYIALNEDLRSWTAADGVAQITKRKWEQKGEATLYRKFAEGRCVESLRRYLRIWNETLLRAEPPKRHIARHPFSDHEVTLRCWALGFYPAEISLTWQRDGEELAQDVELVETRPSGDGNFQKWASVVVPSGEEQRYTCYVQHQGLPEPDILRWEPLPQSALSMGIIIGLVVLMAVMAVTIVGAVIYKRKHSGKKGGQYIQAASSNSAQGSDESLMNPKVKTLGA is encoded by the exons ATGTGGCTCCCGGGGCTCCAAGTCCTTCTCCTGCTGTTCTCCGGGGGCCTGGCGGACCTCACCCAGAGCCTGGCAG GTCCCCACTCCCTGCGGTATTTCTACACCGCCATGTCCCGGCCCGGCCTTGGGGAGCCCCGCTTCTTCGCCGTCGGCTACGTGGACGACACCCCGTTCGTGCGCTTCGACAGCGACTCGCGGAGCCCGAGGATGGAGCCGCGCGCGCCCGGGTTCGAGCAGCTTTGGCCCGAGCACTGGGAAGAAGAGACGCAGGTTCAGAGGAGAAACGTCCAGACTTACAGACAGTGCCTGGACACCCTCCCCGGCTCCTACAACCAGAGCGAGGGCG GTGCTCACACCTACCAGAGGATGCACGGCTGCGACGTGGGGCCGGACGGGCGCCTCCTGCGCGGCTACAGCCAGTACGCCTACGACGGCGCCGACTACATCGCGCTCAACGAGGATCTGCGCTCCTGGACGGCAGCGGACGGGGTGGCACAGATCACCAAGCGCAAGTGGGAGCAGAAGGGAGAGGCTACTCTTTACCGGAAGTTCGCGGAAGGCAGGTGCGTGGAGTCGCTCCGCAGATACCTGCGGATCTGGAACGAGACGCTGCTGCGCGCAG AACCCCCCAAGAGACACATAGCCCGCCACCCCTTCTCTGATCACGAGGTCACCCTGAGGTGTTGGGCTCTGGGCTTTTACCCTGCGGAGATTTCCCTGACCTGGCAGCGTGATGGGGAGGAACTGGCCCAGGACGTAGAGTTGGTGGAGACCAGACCTTCAGGGGATGGAAACTTCCAGAAGTGGGCGTCTGTGGTGGTGCCATCTGGAGAGGAACAGAGATACACATGCTATGTGCAGCATCAGGGACTGCCAGAGCCTGACATCCTGAGATGGG aACCCCTTCCTCAGTCTGCCCTCTCCATGGGCATCATTATTGGCCTGGTTGTCCTTATGGCTGTGATGGCTGTGACAATAGTGGGAGCTGTGATATACAAGAGGAAGCACTCAG GCAAAAAAGGAGGACAGTACATTCAGGCTGCAA GCAGCAACAGTGCCCAGGGCTCTGATGAGTCTCTCATGAATCCTAAAGTTAAGACTCTGGGGGCCTGA